The Methanoregula boonei 6A8 genome has a window encoding:
- a CDS encoding endonuclease dU has translation MHLQKKGLRVLGIADSYSGREHSILAGIVMRRDLVIDGTAFSQVTVGGMDATEGVLTLIRALDRRDINAIFLSGCVIAFFNIIDPRRVQECTGLPVICVSYEESFGLEGDIRHHFPGDTKRRDAYRSLGERIPHTHPNGQMVFIRSWGIGFCEAAQLCSAFTSEGKIPEPLRVARISARAVHEFTRRADTGTGGDAADSLASSGEFISGKDDK, from the coding sequence ATGCACCTCCAGAAAAAGGGCCTGCGGGTGCTCGGTATCGCTGATAGTTATTCCGGGCGGGAGCACTCGATCCTTGCCGGGATCGTGATGCGCCGGGATCTTGTCATTGATGGAACGGCATTCTCCCAAGTCACCGTCGGCGGAATGGATGCAACGGAGGGCGTTCTTACCCTCATCCGGGCACTTGATCGCCGGGATATCAACGCGATCTTCCTTTCGGGCTGCGTGATCGCTTTTTTCAACATTATCGATCCCCGGCGCGTACAGGAATGCACGGGGCTGCCGGTCATCTGCGTGTCCTACGAGGAATCCTTTGGTCTGGAAGGAGACATCCGTCATCATTTTCCCGGGGATACCAAGCGGCGGGACGCCTACCGGAGCCTTGGGGAAAGGATACCACATACACACCCAAACGGGCAGATGGTGTTCATTCGCAGCTGGGGCATAGGTTTTTGCGAGGCCGCTCAGCTCTGTTCGGCTTTTACCAGCGAAGGAAAGATCCCCGAGCCCCTCCGCGTTGCACGGATATCAGCCCGGGCGGTCCACGAATTTACCCGGCGGGCGGATACAGGTACGGGAGGCGATGCAGCGGATTCCCTGGCCTCGTCAGGAGAGTTCATATCTGGCAAGGATGATAAATAG
- a CDS encoding rubredoxin, producing MTQQTEKLSRWVCLECHYIYDPEKGDKTQDVPPGIPFEKLPDTWICPICKIRKIKKGVFKKLDE from the coding sequence ATGACACAACAGACAGAAAAACTTTCCCGCTGGGTATGTCTCGAATGCCATTACATCTATGATCCAGAGAAAGGGGATAAAACACAGGATGTCCCTCCGGGGATCCCCTTTGAGAAACTGCCCGACACCTGGATCTGCCCGATCTGCAAGATCCGCAAGATCAAGAAAGGCGTATTCAAAAAACTCGATGAGTAA
- a CDS encoding type IV pilin N-terminal domain-containing protein: MHSSAKRQEAASPALGIMLMLAITLILAVLVLLMFRLPYLYDPSVPAIFKITNIKHDQNGIRNFDSYMVVMNTGTTSYRNSNLYAEIYRNGEKLDCRIETLNGHDFIPTHHYKIQTMGGPGSQGFFWNPVEMIFVDFRDGTFHPGDQVTFEVYDNTTRQLLSRHTYTA, translated from the coding sequence GTGCACTCATCAGCCAAGCGTCAGGAGGCAGCCTCACCTGCACTGGGAATAATGCTGATGCTTGCGATAACCCTTATCCTTGCTGTCCTCGTCCTGCTGATGTTCCGCCTGCCGTACCTTTATGATCCTTCTGTTCCTGCGATCTTCAAGATTACAAATATAAAACACGACCAGAATGGCATTAGAAATTTTGACAGTTATATGGTGGTCATGAACACCGGGACAACAAGTTACCGTAACAGCAATCTCTATGCTGAGATCTACCGGAACGGAGAAAAACTGGACTGCCGGATAGAGACCCTGAACGGGCACGATTTTATTCCGACCCACCATTATAAGATCCAGACGATGGGCGGGCCGGGATCGCAGGGGTTTTTCTGGAACCCTGTTGAAATGATTTTTGTTGATTTCCGTGACGGGACGTTCCATCCGGGCGATCAGGTTACCTTTGAAGTGTATGACAACACCACGCGCCAGTTACTTTCGCGTCACACGTACACGGCATAA
- a CDS encoding PAS domain S-box protein yields MPEIRKSRFVIILLAALLSIASILITIFSLRNGLVDVYPYLYLVPVILVAYAWPRMGIYFTIVLGWLYLGTVYMYGALDLHLLASSSIWFYIFVSLGVLISAYTNELAKQRTFRDIFMSSQSGIFTFDLETLRIQQHNIRLNNLLGYDERELDDKKLSDIWESPGEMNALISRIRSGSAVNDAETVFAKKDGSRVWCQITMSCSTENLVTTSVADISERKKVCDQLRETELQYQMLFDRAGDAIVIHDRSGLILAANRIACQRSGYSAEELKTMHFTDLDLASCAEKTRISLRELEHKGFLIYETIHHYRSGTKIPTEISSSLIEFRGRPAVISIIRDISERKRAEAQIREREQRFRKTGELIPYGVWIADAAGQFTYCSDSFLALLDMKLEECAHFGWMKRLSPEDAERTKNDWIETVRTGGFWDYEYRLFDKAGGEHFVLSRGSPLRDGTGTILSFVGIHLDITDRRRYENQLEESLREKEVIIKEVHHRVKNNMQVISGFLQLQSNYISDPESAEKLNECQRRVRSMALVHEKLYQSRHLGFINVAEYIKSLVSELQEAYVVQADIRFEVNVENVNINLDTAIPCGLIINELLTNSLKYAFKGRASGTVKISLNLSPDHRFTLKAGDDGTGLPANFDLHSTATLGMQLVQVLVRQLGGEIAIVSQQGTSFVITFPEKF; encoded by the coding sequence ATGCCAGAAATCAGGAAGTCCCGGTTTGTCATCATCCTGCTGGCGGCCCTCCTGTCCATTGCCAGTATCCTTATTACGATCTTTTCTCTCAGGAACGGCCTTGTTGATGTATACCCCTACCTGTACCTCGTCCCTGTTATCCTTGTTGCCTATGCGTGGCCGAGGATGGGAATTTATTTTACCATTGTTCTTGGGTGGCTGTATCTGGGCACCGTGTACATGTATGGCGCGCTCGACCTGCACCTTCTTGCTTCCAGTAGTATCTGGTTCTATATCTTTGTCTCGCTGGGTGTCCTGATCTCTGCGTACACAAACGAGCTGGCAAAGCAGCGTACATTCAGGGACATCTTCATGAGTTCCCAGTCCGGGATCTTCACTTTTGATCTTGAGACTCTGAGAATCCAGCAGCACAACATCCGGCTCAATAATCTCCTGGGGTACGATGAGCGGGAGCTGGACGATAAAAAACTCTCTGATATATGGGAATCCCCCGGGGAGATGAATGCACTCATCTCCCGGATCCGGTCGGGCAGCGCGGTAAATGATGCAGAAACCGTGTTTGCAAAAAAGGATGGCAGCCGGGTCTGGTGCCAGATTACGATGTCCTGTAGTACTGAGAACCTTGTTACCACTTCGGTTGCAGATATCAGTGAGCGCAAAAAGGTGTGTGACCAGCTCCGTGAAACCGAGCTTCAGTACCAGATGCTCTTTGACCGGGCCGGCGATGCCATTGTCATCCATGACAGGAGCGGCCTGATCCTGGCAGCAAACCGGATTGCCTGCCAGCGCTCGGGCTATTCCGCAGAAGAGCTTAAAACGATGCACTTTACGGATCTCGATCTTGCGTCATGCGCCGAAAAAACGCGTATATCCCTGCGGGAACTTGAACACAAAGGTTTCCTGATTTACGAAACAATTCACCACTACCGGTCCGGAACGAAAATCCCTACTGAGATCAGCAGCAGCCTTATCGAATTCCGAGGCCGCCCTGCGGTTATCAGTATTATCCGGGATATCTCGGAGCGAAAACGGGCCGAAGCCCAGATCCGCGAACGCGAACAGCGCTTCCGGAAGACCGGCGAGCTCATTCCCTATGGCGTCTGGATTGCCGATGCAGCCGGCCAGTTTACCTACTGCTCGGATTCCTTCCTGGCACTTCTTGACATGAAACTTGAGGAATGCGCACACTTTGGCTGGATGAAACGTCTCTCGCCGGAAGATGCGGAGCGCACGAAAAACGACTGGATTGAGACTGTGCGGACCGGCGGGTTCTGGGACTACGAGTACCGCCTCTTTGATAAGGCCGGGGGAGAGCACTTCGTTTTGAGCCGCGGTTCGCCTTTACGGGATGGTACAGGAACGATCCTCTCCTTTGTGGGCATCCACCTGGATATCACGGACAGGCGACGGTACGAGAACCAGCTCGAAGAATCTCTCCGGGAAAAAGAGGTCATTATCAAGGAAGTCCATCACCGGGTCAAGAATAACATGCAGGTGATCTCGGGGTTTTTGCAACTCCAGTCCAATTATATCAGTGACCCGGAATCGGCCGAGAAGCTCAACGAGTGCCAGCGCCGCGTGCGCTCCATGGCACTGGTTCACGAGAAACTTTACCAGTCGCGGCACCTCGGGTTCATCAATGTTGCAGAGTATATCAAGTCCCTGGTGTCAGAACTTCAGGAAGCTTACGTGGTCCAGGCCGATATCCGGTTTGAGGTGAATGTCGAGAATGTCAATATCAACCTGGATACTGCAATTCCCTGCGGCCTTATCATCAACGAGCTGCTGACCAATTCCCTGAAGTATGCCTTCAAGGGGAGAGCTTCAGGGACTGTGAAGATCTCCCTGAACCTTTCCCCGGACCACCGGTTCACTCTTAAGGCAGGTGATGATGGGACCGGTCTCCCGGCGAATTTCGATCTCCACAGCACAGCCACGCTCGGGATGCAGCTGGTCCAGGTACTGGTGCGCCAGCTCGGCGGGGAGATTGCCATCGTCTCCCAACAAGGGACAAGTTTTGTGATCACATTCCCGGAAAAATTCTAA
- a CDS encoding response regulator — MQQKKILIVEDEGVVALSLQSILTKMGYTIIGTAITGDEAISLTRDRQPDVILMDIHIKGSSDGIQTAEKINEFSDVPIIYLTAYADDETVARAIKTRSHSYLVKPVNQRELYSNIEFAIYKHRLHDRAGTSRENLELFMTKVKDAGFVIDLKNRILSTNPAAEVLTGYKTEEMKGMNFFDLMNLAPSHRGDAGDETIQRLLALEALDYLAPVATFSTRSGKRRTGVFRTGLVREEKDDHKSIFILVSEIDPADFTKE; from the coding sequence ATGCAGCAGAAAAAAATCCTTATCGTGGAGGACGAAGGGGTCGTTGCCCTCTCGCTCCAGTCCATCCTGACAAAAATGGGATATACGATTATCGGCACCGCCATCACCGGGGACGAGGCCATTTCACTCACCCGGGACCGGCAACCCGATGTTATCCTCATGGACATCCATATCAAGGGATCGTCTGACGGTATCCAGACTGCCGAGAAGATTAACGAGTTTTCCGATGTACCGATTATTTACCTCACAGCCTATGCCGATGACGAGACGGTAGCCCGCGCCATCAAAACACGGTCGCACAGTTACCTGGTAAAACCGGTCAACCAGAGAGAGCTGTACTCGAATATCGAATTTGCCATCTACAAGCACCGCCTCCATGACCGCGCAGGAACCTCACGGGAAAACCTCGAGCTGTTCATGACCAAGGTAAAAGATGCCGGTTTTGTGATCGATCTCAAAAACCGGATCCTTTCCACCAACCCTGCTGCAGAGGTGTTGACCGGGTACAAGACGGAGGAGATGAAAGGGATGAACTTTTTTGATCTCATGAATCTTGCTCCCTCTCACCGGGGGGATGCGGGGGACGAAACCATCCAGAGACTCCTTGCTCTTGAGGCCCTCGATTATCTTGCGCCGGTTGCAACGTTTTCCACAAGGAGCGGAAAACGGAGGACCGGGGTGTTCCGGACCGGGCTGGTCCGGGAAGAAAAAGACGATCATAAGAGCATCTTCATCCTGGTAAGCGAGATCGATCCGGCGGATTTTACAAAAGAATAA
- a CDS encoding PAS domain S-box protein, which produces MTAARILIVEDERIVAEDLRLTLLQLGYEVTGSVASGEEAIPLAKERSPDLILMDIFLAGKMDGITATGEIRKFSAVPVIYLTAFADTTIMDKAKITEPYGYILKPYQERELHTIIEIALYKYRLDRQLRESEERYRRIVETANEGIWCIDTTGRTLFTNQRMAALLGCSVDDLVGRNVSEFIVPDDLAAYTREWTERHLGKRGNYELRLRHRNGSVRWMHLSSTPLYDEKGAFSGSFSMLADITDRVIAEENLRQINEELEERVCKRTADLDHQVHFLQQLIDTIPSPVYYKDSNFRYLGCNRTFESYLGLSRDAIIGKTTNDIAPQDLAALTALKDQYLISHQGIQVYQIKFPHQDASVRDIIVKKATFNDSSGRTLGIIGVWMDISDRVRAEEALTESEKRFRAVVQDQSELIYRFRVDRRILFANKAFLDYFALDENKTVGYIFRLPIHPDDQQSVNDHFASLVPEHPVGLIEYRCTRGDGSVAWQQWSNRAFFDGAGNVTEYQSVGRDITRKKEIEEQQRRAFQQIEQNLQQFATLNDHIRNPLAVIVMLAGLKEDENSRKIIEKSREIDQILGRMHAGYLDSEKVRMFLRKHYGIEG; this is translated from the coding sequence ATGACTGCCGCACGGATCCTGATTGTGGAGGATGAAAGGATCGTTGCCGAGGACCTCCGCCTGACTCTTCTCCAGCTGGGATATGAAGTGACGGGCAGCGTTGCTTCCGGGGAAGAAGCCATCCCTCTTGCGAAGGAGCGTTCCCCTGATCTTATCCTGATGGATATTTTTCTTGCAGGGAAAATGGATGGCATCACTGCTACCGGGGAAATCCGGAAGTTTTCTGCAGTACCGGTGATCTACCTGACAGCTTTTGCCGATACGACCATCATGGACAAGGCAAAGATCACGGAGCCTTATGGGTATATCCTCAAACCTTACCAGGAACGGGAACTCCACACGATCATCGAGATTGCCCTGTACAAATACCGTCTCGACCGGCAGCTCCGGGAGAGCGAGGAGCGGTACCGACGCATCGTGGAGACTGCTAACGAGGGGATATGGTGCATTGATACCACGGGTCGGACGCTCTTTACCAACCAGCGGATGGCCGCACTGCTTGGCTGTTCTGTTGATGACCTTGTCGGCCGCAATGTATCAGAGTTCATCGTTCCCGATGACCTGGCAGCATATACCCGCGAATGGACGGAGCGCCACTTGGGAAAACGGGGAAACTATGAGCTGCGGTTGCGTCACCGAAACGGGTCAGTACGGTGGATGCACCTCTCATCAACTCCACTCTATGATGAAAAGGGTGCTTTCTCCGGATCGTTCTCCATGCTTGCAGACATCACCGATCGTGTGATTGCAGAAGAAAATCTTAGGCAGATTAACGAAGAACTGGAAGAACGGGTCTGCAAACGAACCGCGGATCTCGATCACCAGGTGCATTTCCTCCAGCAGCTCATCGATACGATCCCAAGCCCGGTATATTACAAGGATAGTAATTTCAGGTACCTTGGGTGCAACAGGACCTTTGAAAGTTATCTGGGCCTTTCACGGGATGCCATCATTGGAAAGACCACAAATGATATTGCGCCTCAGGATCTGGCGGCACTGACCGCGCTCAAGGACCAGTACCTGATCAGTCACCAGGGTATTCAGGTCTACCAGATCAAATTCCCTCACCAGGATGCATCGGTCCGTGATATCATCGTTAAAAAAGCCACATTCAATGACAGCAGCGGCAGGACTCTGGGCATCATCGGAGTCTGGATGGATATCAGCGACCGTGTCCGGGCCGAAGAGGCACTCACGGAGAGTGAAAAGCGGTTCCGGGCAGTGGTCCAGGACCAGTCAGAATTGATCTACCGGTTCCGGGTGGACCGGCGGATCCTCTTTGCCAACAAGGCGTTTCTCGACTACTTTGCCCTTGATGAGAATAAAACGGTGGGATATATCTTCCGTCTCCCCATACATCCGGATGACCAGCAGTCAGTTAATGACCATTTTGCATCGCTGGTGCCGGAACACCCGGTCGGTCTCATCGAATATCGGTGCACACGGGGTGACGGTTCTGTTGCCTGGCAGCAATGGAGCAACCGCGCCTTTTTCGATGGAGCCGGGAACGTGACCGAGTACCAGTCTGTGGGCAGGGATATTACCCGGAAAAAAGAGATTGAGGAGCAGCAGCGCAGGGCCTTCCAGCAGATCGAGCAGAACCTCCAGCAGTTTGCAACCCTTAACGATCACATCCGAAACCCTCTTGCTGTTATCGTCATGCTGGCCGGGCTCAAAGAGGATGAGAACTCCCGGAAGATCATTGAAAAATCCCGTGAGATCGATCAGATTCTCGGGCGGATGCACGCAGGGTACCTTGATTCTGAAAAAGTGAGAATGTTTTTGCGAAAGCACTACGGTATCGAAGGGTAA
- a CDS encoding PAS domain S-box protein, producing MSSAQNANDILRGEDRKNAAYVIRILLIVSGAGTLILGMAGLFGLFFGIVPLSSVFSGYRPIALSAALIWCFFGLVLIFCCKRPFSRIVKVLLGTVTAFIAVAVAIEFPLGFLGRHSFIESFINTNASHFVQTALVPISPLAALMILPAAIGLFLLIVKKEYPDENKNEHSLIGIFGVFCLLAGFLFIASYLYQMPFFYGTSILPIAFTSALAGLFVGVGMIAAAGPAVFPLVYFSGPSTRARLLRFFVPFTITLVLIQNQLSILLLSIFHVNQAIELSLTLILFCVIASWGVTILAGSIGHTIDRERELRAQAEEELRQNYDELNTTYELLTSTEEELRGNYEELAGSQKKLQESEERLRLFIRHAPAALAMFDREMRYLVVSQKWMTDYQLKDQQLIGRSHYEIFPEITDEWKAVHRRGLAGEVVTAQEDRFVRGDGTVQWLSWEVRPWYTSDHAIGGIVIFSEDITWRKQAEMALGESRTKLAAALASMTDAVFISDTEGKFIEFNDAFATFHRFKNKAECATTLAEYPAFLDVLMADGTPAPLDMWAVPRALQGETGTNVEFALKRKDTGETWVGSYSYSPIRDVTGRIVGSVVTGRDITEKKKAEQELQEKHAELNAAYEQLTSTEEELRQNYEQLEASERALRSSEQRLRRFYESGLFGVIFWTTTGKITDANDKFLSMTGYTREDLLADRIDWGAMTPDEFREQDEKSLEELRERGVNRAPFEKEYFRKDGTCFPVLIAGAMLDDHFLEGVAFVLDISERKTAEAALKKSEEQYRSLFENMQEGLAHCRMLYDNDGQPVDFVYLAVNHSFDRIIGAGTVIGKPVTEVFPGIRTAFPQLFEIYGRVARTGNPESFDIEFSPS from the coding sequence ATGTCTTCTGCCCAAAATGCGAATGATATCCTCCGCGGGGAGGACAGGAAGAACGCCGCATACGTTATCCGTATTCTCCTTATTGTCTCCGGTGCGGGCACTCTAATTTTGGGAATGGCCGGGCTTTTTGGGCTGTTTTTCGGGATTGTCCCGCTTTCAAGCGTTTTTTCAGGCTACCGGCCTATAGCACTTTCTGCAGCACTGATCTGGTGTTTTTTCGGTCTGGTCCTGATCTTCTGCTGCAAACGGCCATTCTCCCGGATTGTAAAAGTTCTCCTCGGGACCGTGACAGCATTCATCGCGGTCGCTGTAGCGATCGAGTTTCCCCTGGGATTCCTTGGCCGGCATTCTTTTATCGAATCCTTCATCAACACCAACGCATCTCATTTTGTTCAGACCGCTCTTGTTCCCATCTCGCCGCTGGCAGCGCTCATGATACTCCCTGCGGCAATAGGCCTGTTTTTGCTGATCGTAAAGAAGGAGTACCCGGATGAGAACAAAAATGAACATTCACTCATTGGAATTTTCGGAGTATTCTGCCTGCTCGCCGGCTTTCTCTTTATCGCAAGCTACCTGTACCAGATGCCGTTCTTCTATGGCACTTCAATCCTGCCCATAGCCTTCACGTCTGCACTGGCCGGCTTGTTTGTCGGTGTCGGGATGATTGCAGCGGCCGGCCCGGCCGTATTTCCGCTTGTATATTTTTCCGGCCCATCCACGCGTGCACGTCTTCTCAGGTTCTTTGTCCCCTTCACGATTACGCTCGTCCTTATCCAGAACCAGCTCTCGATCCTCCTGCTCTCGATCTTCCATGTAAACCAGGCCATTGAGCTTTCCTTAACCCTCATTCTCTTCTGCGTCATTGCAAGCTGGGGAGTTACGATCCTTGCGGGAAGTATAGGTCATACCATCGATCGCGAGCGGGAACTGAGAGCACAGGCAGAAGAAGAGCTCCGGCAGAACTACGATGAGTTGAATACCACATACGAGCTTCTGACGTCCACAGAGGAAGAACTGCGGGGGAACTATGAGGAACTGGCAGGAAGCCAGAAAAAACTTCAGGAAAGCGAAGAGCGGCTCCGCCTTTTTATCAGGCATGCACCGGCGGCGCTTGCGATGTTTGACCGGGAAATGCGTTACCTTGTTGTCAGCCAGAAGTGGATGACCGATTACCAGTTAAAAGACCAGCAGCTCATCGGTCGATCCCATTACGAGATCTTCCCTGAAATTACTGATGAGTGGAAAGCGGTTCACCGGCGTGGTCTTGCAGGAGAAGTGGTGACTGCACAGGAGGACCGGTTTGTACGGGGGGATGGGACAGTCCAGTGGCTCTCCTGGGAGGTCCGCCCGTGGTATACTTCGGATCATGCCATCGGCGGGATTGTTATTTTCTCTGAAGATATCACCTGGCGTAAACAAGCAGAGATGGCACTCGGTGAAAGCCGGACAAAACTTGCCGCTGCGCTTGCCAGCATGACAGATGCAGTCTTTATCTCGGATACAGAGGGGAAGTTTATTGAGTTCAACGATGCCTTTGCTACGTTCCACCGGTTTAAGAATAAGGCCGAGTGCGCTACGACCCTCGCAGAATACCCGGCATTTCTCGATGTGCTCATGGCCGATGGGACGCCGGCGCCGCTGGATATGTGGGCAGTGCCACGTGCCCTTCAGGGCGAGACCGGGACAAACGTGGAATTTGCCCTCAAAAGAAAGGATACTGGAGAAACATGGGTGGGCAGTTACAGTTATAGCCCCATCCGCGATGTAACCGGCAGGATCGTCGGTTCTGTGGTGACCGGCCGGGATATCACTGAAAAAAAGAAAGCAGAGCAGGAACTGCAGGAAAAACATGCGGAACTGAATGCAGCCTATGAGCAGCTGACTTCGACTGAAGAAGAACTCAGGCAAAACTATGAGCAGCTCGAGGCAAGTGAGAGGGCCCTTCGATCGAGCGAACAGCGCCTGCGGCGATTCTACGAATCAGGCCTCTTTGGGGTGATCTTCTGGACTACCACCGGGAAGATCACTGATGCCAATGACAAATTCCTTTCCATGACCGGGTACACCCGCGAAGATCTCCTTGCAGACCGGATCGACTGGGGCGCCATGACGCCGGACGAGTTCAGGGAGCAGGATGAAAAATCTCTGGAGGAACTCAGGGAACGCGGCGTCAACAGGGCACCCTTCGAGAAGGAGTACTTCCGTAAAGACGGTACATGTTTCCCGGTTCTCATTGCAGGAGCGATGCTTGACGATCACTTCCTTGAGGGCGTTGCTTTTGTCCTGGATATATCAGAACGCAAAACCGCGGAGGCAGCACTGAAAAAGAGCGAGGAGCAGTACCGCTCTCTGTTCGAAAACATGCAGGAAGGGCTTGCCCATTGCCGCATGCTTTATGATAATGATGGCCAGCCGGTGGACTTCGTATACCTGGCTGTCAACCATTCATTCGATCGGATTATTGGTGCCGGCACCGTGATCGGAAAACCGGTCACCGAAGTGTTCCCGGGTATCCGCACTGCATTCCCGCAATTGTTTGAGATTTACGGACGGGTTGCCCGGACCGGGAACCCTGAATCGTTTGATATAGAATTCAGTCCCTCATAG
- a CDS encoding sensor histidine kinase, translated as MTDRKRAEEALRESEARFHQFFEKNNAVMLMLDPWTGTILDVNPAASAFYGYPRDVLCTMKIGEINQLSPEEVARLRREISEGSLQYFVAPHRISDGSVRTVEIHSSPISVGSRQYLFSIIHDITDRKKAEEALRENEERLRLVNDSSKDSIYSYDRAGRFTSANRKLCENMHMRPDQIIGKTHEELGFPREICREWDALHSRVYTTDISLTAETKTPMPDGAVHDYEVVLNPIHDSTGAIMGISGITRDITERKAIEAERERLARQREALITDLEQKNAELERFTYTVSHDLKSPLITIRGFAGLVEEDIRNNDTAAVKRDLDRIDAATEKMEMLLKDLLNLSRIGRIVNPPENVSFTEIAQEAIELLNAPLKKREVTVTIYPDMPVVSVDRGRVREVVTNLVENAIKFMGDQQHPEIHIGVHEDGNRPVFFIRDNGIGIDPRYHERIFNLFEKLDVLKEGSGAGLAIVKRIIEVHGGTIRVESEGPGKGTTFLFTLPLALTAETDTHNKGKGRE; from the coding sequence ATCACTGATCGTAAACGTGCAGAAGAAGCGCTCAGAGAGAGTGAGGCACGCTTCCACCAGTTCTTTGAAAAGAACAATGCGGTCATGCTTATGCTCGATCCCTGGACCGGCACCATCCTTGATGTTAACCCGGCGGCATCAGCCTTTTACGGGTATCCCCGGGATGTCCTCTGCACCATGAAGATAGGAGAGATCAACCAGCTTTCCCCTGAAGAGGTTGCCCGGCTCCGCAGGGAGATTTCAGAGGGATCCCTGCAGTATTTTGTTGCCCCTCACCGTATTTCCGATGGGAGCGTGCGGACGGTGGAGATTCACTCGTCACCCATCAGCGTAGGGAGCAGGCAGTACCTGTTCTCCATTATCCATGATATCACGGATCGCAAAAAAGCAGAGGAGGCGCTCAGGGAGAACGAGGAGCGGCTCCGTCTCGTTAATGATTCTTCCAAGGATTCTATCTACAGCTACGACAGGGCCGGCAGATTTACCAGCGCCAACCGGAAGCTCTGCGAAAACATGCACATGCGGCCGGACCAGATAATCGGGAAAACGCATGAGGAACTGGGCTTTCCCCGGGAAATCTGCAGGGAATGGGATGCTCTGCACAGCCGGGTTTATACAACGGATATCTCACTTACTGCCGAAACAAAAACACCCATGCCGGACGGCGCTGTCCATGATTACGAGGTCGTACTCAACCCAATCCATGACAGCACCGGTGCAATCATGGGAATCTCCGGCATCACGCGGGATATCACGGAACGGAAAGCGATCGAAGCTGAACGCGAGAGGCTGGCACGGCAGCGGGAAGCCCTCATAACGGATCTCGAGCAGAAAAATGCCGAACTCGAACGCTTTACGTATACCGTGTCCCATGACCTCAAAAGTCCGCTCATCACCATCAGGGGATTTGCCGGTCTTGTCGAAGAAGACATCCGGAACAATGATACCGCTGCTGTGAAACGCGATCTCGATCGCATTGATGCGGCCACAGAGAAAATGGAGATGCTCCTAAAGGACCTCCTGAACCTCTCAAGGATCGGTAGGATCGTCAATCCTCCGGAAAACGTGTCATTTACCGAAATCGCACAGGAAGCAATAGAACTCCTGAATGCCCCCTTAAAAAAACGGGAAGTAACGGTTACTATCTATCCGGATATGCCGGTGGTCAGTGTCGACCGTGGGCGGGTCCGCGAAGTGGTGACAAACCTTGTCGAGAACGCAATCAAGTTCATGGGCGACCAGCAGCACCCGGAGATCCACATCGGGGTTCACGAAGACGGCAATCGGCCGGTGTTCTTTATCCGGGACAACGGGATCGGGATCGACCCGAGATACCACGAGCGGATCTTTAACCTGTTTGAAAAACTGGATGTCCTTAAAGAAGGGTCCGGTGCCGGCCTTGCCATAGTCAAACGGATCATAGAGGTCCACGGAGGGACGATCCGGGTGGAGTCTGAAGGCCCGGGTAAGGGGACCACGTTCCTGTTTACGCTTCCCCTGGCACTGACGGCAGAGACAGATACACATAATAAGGGAAAAGGAAGAGAGTGA
- a CDS encoding response regulator: MAESQGDPPVILLVEDNEAHAELVMRSFRELDIENVIFHVSDGQQALDFLHNKGGFAKTAETNPRPHLVLLDLRLPKVDGLDVLREIKKTPGLQRIPVVILTSSDAENDILRSYDSGANSYVVKPTEFRKFTRVMESLGHYWLGWNVPSCAGE; the protein is encoded by the coding sequence ATGGCGGAATCGCAAGGAGATCCACCGGTTATCCTGCTTGTGGAAGACAACGAGGCTCATGCCGAGCTGGTGATGCGGAGCTTCCGGGAGCTGGACATAGAGAATGTGATCTTCCATGTCAGTGATGGCCAGCAGGCGCTTGATTTTCTGCATAACAAGGGAGGATTTGCAAAAACTGCAGAAACGAATCCACGCCCACACTTGGTACTCCTCGACCTCAGGCTTCCCAAGGTCGATGGTCTTGATGTGCTCAGGGAGATAAAAAAGACACCCGGCCTCCAGCGCATCCCGGTTGTAATTCTCACCAGTTCCGATGCAGAAAACGATATCCTGCGCTCCTATGATTCCGGTGCAAACAGTTACGTAGTCAAGCCTACGGAATTCAGAAAATTTACCAGGGTTATGGAAAGCCTCGGGCACTACTGGCTGGGCTGGAATGTCCCCTCCTGTGCCGGCGAGTAA